The Streptomyces europaeiscabiei genome window below encodes:
- a CDS encoding cystathionine beta-synthase yields MQFHDSMISLVGNTPLLRLNSVTEGIRATVLAKVEYFNPGGSVKDRIALRMIEAAEKSGELQPGGTIVEPTSGNTGVGLAIVAQQKGYKCIFVCPDKVSTDKINVLRAYGAEVVVCPTAVDPEHPDSYYNVSDRLVRETPGAWKPDQYSNPHNPLSHYHSTGPELWEQTDGRITHFVAGVGTGGTISGTGRYLKDASDGRVQVVGADPEGSVYSGGSGRPYLVEGVGEDFWPTAYDRTVADEIVAVSDKDSFQMTRRLAKEEGLLVGGSCGMAVVAALRVAERLGPDDVVVVLLPDSGRGYLSKIFNDEWMADYGFLEDEGPSARVADVLNDKEHGAIPSLVHMHPDETVGQAIEVLREYGVSQMPIVKPGAGHPDVMAAEVVGSVVERELLDALFTQRASLDDPLEKHMSSPLPQVGSGEPVGDLMSVLGTADAAIVLVEGKPKGVVSRQDLLAFLAKGGVKQ; encoded by the coding sequence GTGCAATTCCACGACTCGATGATCAGCCTCGTCGGCAACACCCCGCTGCTGAGGCTCAACAGCGTGACCGAGGGCATTCGGGCGACCGTCCTTGCCAAGGTCGAGTACTTCAATCCCGGCGGTTCCGTGAAGGACCGCATCGCGCTGCGCATGATCGAGGCGGCGGAGAAGAGCGGTGAACTGCAGCCCGGCGGCACGATCGTCGAGCCCACCAGTGGAAACACGGGGGTGGGGCTCGCCATCGTGGCCCAGCAGAAGGGGTACAAGTGCATCTTCGTGTGCCCCGACAAGGTGAGCACCGACAAGATCAACGTGCTCCGGGCCTACGGGGCCGAGGTCGTCGTCTGCCCGACCGCCGTCGACCCCGAGCACCCCGACTCGTACTACAACGTCTCCGACCGGCTGGTCCGCGAGACGCCCGGTGCCTGGAAGCCCGACCAGTACTCCAACCCCCACAACCCGCTCTCCCACTACCACTCGACCGGCCCTGAGCTGTGGGAGCAGACGGACGGGCGGATCACGCACTTCGTGGCGGGCGTGGGGACCGGCGGGACCATTTCCGGCACCGGCCGCTACCTGAAGGACGCCAGTGACGGCCGGGTCCAGGTCGTCGGCGCCGACCCCGAGGGGTCCGTGTACTCCGGCGGCTCCGGGCGGCCGTACCTTGTCGAGGGCGTCGGTGAGGACTTCTGGCCGACCGCCTACGACCGGACCGTCGCCGACGAGATCGTCGCCGTGTCCGACAAGGACTCCTTCCAGATGACCCGGCGCCTCGCCAAGGAGGAGGGCCTGCTCGTGGGCGGCTCCTGCGGCATGGCCGTCGTCGCCGCGCTGAGGGTCGCCGAGCGGCTCGGCCCGGACGACGTGGTCGTCGTCCTGCTGCCCGACAGCGGGCGCGGCTACCTCAGCAAGATCTTCAACGACGAGTGGATGGCCGACTACGGCTTCCTGGAGGACGAGGGGCCGAGCGCGCGCGTCGCCGACGTCCTCAACGACAAGGAGCACGGCGCCATCCCCTCCCTCGTCCACATGCACCCGGACGAGACGGTCGGTCAGGCGATCGAGGTGCTGCGGGAGTACGGCGTCTCGCAGATGCCGATCGTGAAGCCGGGCGCCGGGCACCCGGACGTCATGGCCGCCGAGGTGGTCGGGTCCGTCGTCGAACGGGAGCTGCTGGACGCCCTGTTCACCCAGCGAGCCTCGCTCGACGATCCGCTGGAGAAGCACATGTCGTCGCCGCTGCCGCAGGTCGGCTCCGGTGAGCCCGTCGGCGACCTGATGTCCGTGCTCGGTACGGCGGACGCGGCGATCGTGCTGGTCGAGGGCAAACCGAAGGGTGTCGTCAGCCGGCAGGACCTGCTCGCGTTCCTCGCCAAGGGCGGGGTGAAGCAGTAG
- a CDS encoding aromatic amino acid ammonia-lyase, producing MSSRIVGASDAPAVAVAAVPAVPAGLVVLDGRAVGVADVVRLADGIARPVPGSEAMRRVEESWDAARQIAATGRVYGRSTGVGANRSEDVPTEAAAEHGLRLLRSHAGAIGEELPARQVRAMLAVRANQLLAGGAGLRPSVVTALCEALESGAYPVVNEFGSVGTGDIAALAQMGLALAGEHPWRGPGTGGAAGARFGSGSGVPEAQPLDNNDALALISSNALTLGQAALALHELRGLIAATQVVAALSLLAVDGSHEAYAAPVHLARAHRGSSEVARRMRELIGAADRPTPPLGRIQDPYGFRCLPQIHGPALDAADALQGVLEVEINAAAENPLICPEDLAAYHHGGFYQAQLALALDHFRLAVTQVARLSTSRLSSLNEPAYTRLRPFLADHEPASSGVMILEYAAGAALGDLRAFSAPASLGHAVLSRGVEEQASFASLAARQTLRACGAYRLVVGCELVAAVRALRQRDLRPDPELPVGRALELAETVLDADPADRPLTADVNAAAVLLDRFTEIWTDVRTDPPRGSAS from the coding sequence ATGTCCTCTCGGATCGTGGGCGCGTCGGACGCCCCCGCGGTCGCCGTGGCGGCCGTTCCGGCCGTTCCGGCCGGTCTCGTCGTCCTCGACGGGCGTGCCGTCGGTGTCGCCGATGTCGTACGGCTGGCAGACGGGATCGCGCGGCCCGTGCCCGGCAGCGAGGCGATGCGGCGGGTCGAGGAGTCCTGGGACGCGGCCCGGCAGATCGCGGCGACCGGACGCGTGTACGGCCGCTCCACCGGCGTCGGCGCCAACCGCAGCGAGGACGTGCCCACCGAGGCCGCCGCCGAGCACGGTCTGCGGCTGCTGCGCAGCCACGCCGGGGCCATCGGGGAGGAGCTGCCCGCCCGGCAGGTACGGGCCATGCTCGCCGTACGCGCCAACCAACTGCTCGCGGGCGGCGCCGGACTCCGGCCGAGCGTGGTCACGGCGCTCTGCGAGGCGCTGGAGAGCGGCGCGTACCCCGTGGTGAACGAGTTCGGGTCGGTCGGGACGGGCGACATCGCGGCGCTGGCCCAGATGGGGCTGGCGCTGGCGGGGGAGCACCCCTGGCGGGGGCCGGGAACGGGAGGGGCGGCCGGGGCGCGGTTCGGGTCCGGCTCCGGTGTCCCCGAGGCGCAGCCGCTCGACAACAACGACGCCCTCGCACTGATCAGCAGCAACGCGCTCACCCTCGGACAGGCCGCGCTCGCGCTCCACGAGTTGCGCGGGCTGATCGCTGCCACCCAGGTCGTCGCCGCGCTGTCACTGCTCGCCGTGGACGGCTCGCACGAGGCGTACGCGGCGCCCGTGCACCTCGCACGTGCCCACCGGGGGTCGAGCGAAGTGGCGCGGCGGATGCGGGAGCTGATCGGGGCGGCCGACCGGCCCACGCCGCCGCTGGGCCGGATCCAGGACCCGTACGGCTTCCGGTGCCTGCCGCAGATCCACGGGCCCGCGCTGGACGCGGCGGACGCGCTGCAGGGCGTCCTGGAAGTCGAGATCAACGCTGCGGCGGAGAATCCGCTGATCTGCCCCGAGGACCTGGCCGCCTACCACCACGGCGGCTTCTACCAGGCACAACTAGCCCTCGCCCTGGACCATTTCAGACTCGCCGTGACACAGGTGGCCCGGCTGTCGACGTCCCGGCTCTCCTCGCTCAACGAACCCGCGTACACCCGGCTGCGCCCCTTCCTCGCCGACCACGAGCCCGCCTCGTCGGGCGTGATGATCCTGGAGTACGCCGCCGGGGCCGCCCTCGGTGACCTGCGGGCCTTCTCCGCACCCGCGTCGCTCGGCCACGCTGTACTCTCCCGGGGCGTCGAGGAACAGGCCAGCTTCGCCTCGCTCGCCGCACGGCAGACGCTGCGCGCATGCGGCGCGTACCGGCTCGTCGTCGGCTGCGAACTCGTCGCCGCCGTGCGGGCCCTGCGTCAGCGGGACCTGCGGCCGGATCCGGAACTGCCCGTCGGGCGGGCGCTGGAACTGGCCGAGACCGTGCTCGACGCGGACCCGGCCGACCGGCCGCTGACGGCGGACGTGAACGCGGCGGCCGTACTGCTCGATCGGTTCACCGAGATCTGGACGGACGTCCGGACGGACCCGCCAAGGGGGAGCGCGTCATGA
- a CDS encoding ABC transporter ATP-binding protein, translated as MTTTPLADRATTVAARATELSKVYGQGETRVVALDQVSIDFRQAQFTAIMGPSGSGKSTLMHCVAGLDTFSAGSVRIGETELGSLKDKQLTKLRRDKIGFIFQAFNLLPTLTALENITLPMDIAGRKPDKQWLDTVIRMVGLADRLSHRPAQLSGGQQQRVAVARALASRPDIIFGDEPTGNLDSRAGAEVLGFLRNSVRELGQTVVMVTHDPVAAAYADRVVFLADGRLVDEIHEPTADSVLDRMKRFDTKGRTS; from the coding sequence GTGACCACCACTCCTCTCGCCGACCGGGCCACCACCGTGGCCGCCCGCGCCACGGAACTGTCGAAGGTCTACGGACAGGGCGAGACCCGGGTGGTCGCGCTGGACCAGGTCTCCATCGACTTCCGGCAGGCCCAGTTCACCGCGATCATGGGCCCCTCGGGTTCCGGCAAGTCCACGCTCATGCACTGCGTGGCGGGACTGGACACCTTCTCGGCCGGCTCCGTCCGGATCGGCGAGACCGAGCTGGGCTCGCTGAAGGACAAGCAGCTCACCAAGCTCCGCCGGGACAAGATCGGCTTCATCTTCCAGGCGTTCAACCTGCTGCCGACGCTCACGGCACTGGAGAACATCACCCTCCCGATGGACATCGCGGGCCGCAAGCCGGACAAGCAGTGGCTGGACACCGTGATCCGGATGGTGGGCCTCGCCGACCGGTTGAGTCACCGGCCCGCCCAGCTCTCCGGCGGCCAGCAGCAGCGCGTGGCCGTGGCGCGGGCGCTCGCCTCCCGGCCGGACATCATCTTCGGTGACGAGCCGACCGGAAACCTCGACTCCCGGGCCGGCGCCGAGGTGCTGGGCTTCCTGCGCAACTCCGTACGGGAGTTGGGGCAGACCGTGGTGATGGTGACGCACGACCCGGTGGCCGCGGCGTACGCGGACCGGGTCGTCTTCCTCGCCGACGGACGCCTCGTGGACGAGATCCACGAGCCGACGGCGGACTCCGTCCTGGACCGCATGAAGAGGTTCGACACCAAGGGCCGTACGAGCTAG
- a CDS encoding DUF4287 domain-containing protein, which translates to MSQVFSEETHRNLLARIPHCTGREVSDWIRKVDEGPALFNFEEKVSWLRHEYDLAYGHAKAIIHEYDLRRAARKLR; encoded by the coding sequence ATGTCCCAAGTCTTCTCTGAGGAGACCCATCGCAACCTGCTCGCCCGCATCCCCCATTGCACCGGTCGTGAAGTCTCCGACTGGATCCGCAAAGTCGACGAAGGCCCCGCTCTCTTCAATTTCGAGGAGAAGGTCAGCTGGCTCCGGCACGAGTACGACCTCGCGTACGGCCACGCCAAAGCGATCATTCACGAGTACGACCTGAGGAGGGCCGCGCGGAAGCTCCGCTGA
- a CDS encoding ABC transporter permease — protein sequence MFRTALRNVLSHKARLLMTVLAVMLGVAFVSGTLVFTNTISEALQKSSAKGFDHVDVSIGAGYRPDEGDSLAEQPKLTPELLKKVERAPGAESAIGVVSGFTALADKDGKLIGGGFQSQGGNLWGTDDPRYPIRDGGRAPKGGNEVAIDSQTAKRAGYEVGDTIRLSVDGPVLKPTVTGIFTTDDGNVAAGGSLALFDTATAQKLFHMKGEYDEIAVTAAAGTSQAQLKAAIDKMLPEDSAYTTTGKQLADDQATQIAADMSGLKNALLVFAGIALFVGTFIIANTFTMLVAQRTKELALLRAVGASRRQVTRSVLIEAFVVGTVAAVTGLAAGVGIGAGMRALIGSLGETVPDGPLVVSPGTVATALLVGVLITMTAAWLPGRRAAKIPPVAAMSSVHAQATTKSLVVRNTIGALLAGAGVATVLYATTMDGSDGQAPMGVGAVLLIIGVFVLTPLLSRPLIAAGAPLMRVFGISGKLARQNSVRNPRRTAATASALMIGLTLITGMTVMAGSLQQSIARMAADAIKADYVVSMANGSFLSPEVEKELSATEGVTASSSLRNAESRIGGETEYLTGVNGSDIGKLTDLPVDDGTFKVGGADVVVDADTAERRGWKAGSEFTAGFQGGEKQKLTVAGVYESNELIRGILLDNATLTGRLPASADPADMMVMVKTSAGASDTTKDRLEKALGENPAIKVQSGQDLSDDIAKMFTLMLNMLYGLLAMAVIVAVLGVINTLAMSVFERSQEIGMLRAIGLDRRGIKRMVRLESLVISLFGGVLGIGLGVFFGWAAGELIASSMPTYELVLPWARMALFLLLAATVGILAALWPARRAAKLNMLSAIKSE from the coding sequence ATGTTCCGTACCGCCCTGCGCAACGTGCTCTCGCACAAGGCCAGGCTTCTCATGACCGTGCTTGCGGTGATGCTCGGCGTCGCCTTCGTGTCGGGCACGCTGGTCTTCACGAACACCATCTCGGAAGCGCTCCAGAAGAGTTCGGCCAAAGGCTTCGACCACGTGGACGTCTCGATCGGGGCGGGGTACCGCCCGGACGAGGGCGACAGCCTCGCGGAGCAACCGAAGCTGACGCCGGAGCTGCTGAAGAAGGTCGAGCGGGCGCCCGGCGCCGAGTCGGCGATCGGTGTGGTGAGCGGGTTCACCGCCCTCGCCGACAAGGACGGCAAGCTGATCGGCGGCGGCTTCCAGTCGCAGGGCGGGAACCTCTGGGGGACGGACGACCCCCGGTATCCGATCCGGGACGGCGGCCGCGCGCCCAAGGGCGGGAACGAGGTCGCCATCGACTCGCAGACCGCGAAGCGCGCCGGGTACGAGGTGGGCGACACGATCCGCCTGTCCGTCGACGGGCCGGTCCTGAAGCCCACCGTCACCGGGATCTTCACGACGGACGACGGCAATGTCGCGGCCGGCGGCAGCCTCGCCCTGTTCGACACGGCGACCGCGCAGAAGCTCTTCCACATGAAGGGCGAGTACGACGAGATCGCCGTGACGGCGGCGGCCGGCACCAGCCAGGCCCAGCTCAAGGCGGCCATCGACAAGATGCTCCCCGAGGACTCCGCCTACACCACCACGGGCAAGCAGCTCGCCGACGACCAGGCCACACAGATCGCCGCCGACATGAGCGGCCTGAAGAACGCGCTGCTGGTCTTCGCCGGGATCGCCCTGTTCGTGGGCACGTTCATCATCGCCAACACCTTCACGATGCTCGTCGCCCAGCGCACCAAGGAGCTGGCGCTGCTGCGGGCGGTGGGCGCCTCCCGCCGCCAGGTGACGCGGTCCGTGCTGATCGAGGCGTTCGTGGTGGGCACGGTCGCCGCGGTCACCGGTCTCGCCGCCGGTGTCGGCATCGGAGCGGGGATGCGGGCCCTGATCGGCTCCCTCGGCGAGACCGTCCCGGACGGCCCGCTGGTGGTCTCCCCCGGCACGGTCGCCACCGCCCTGCTCGTGGGCGTGCTGATCACGATGACGGCCGCCTGGCTGCCGGGCCGCCGCGCGGCGAAGATTCCGCCGGTCGCCGCGATGAGCAGCGTCCACGCACAGGCCACGACCAAGTCGCTCGTCGTGCGGAACACGATCGGCGCGCTGCTCGCGGGCGCGGGCGTGGCCACCGTCCTGTACGCCACCACCATGGACGGCTCGGACGGTCAGGCTCCGATGGGCGTCGGCGCGGTTCTCCTGATCATCGGTGTGTTCGTCCTCACGCCCCTCCTCTCCCGCCCCCTGATCGCGGCCGGGGCGCCCCTCATGCGGGTCTTCGGTATCTCCGGCAAGCTCGCCCGGCAGAACTCCGTGCGCAATCCGCGCCGCACCGCCGCGACCGCCTCGGCGCTGATGATCGGCCTGACGCTGATCACCGGTATGACGGTGATGGCGGGCAGCCTGCAGCAGTCCATCGCCAGGATGGCCGCCGACGCGATCAAGGCGGACTACGTCGTCTCGATGGCCAACGGCAGCTTCCTCTCCCCCGAAGTGGAGAAGGAGCTCTCCGCCACCGAGGGCGTCACGGCCTCCTCGTCGCTGCGCAACGCGGAGTCCCGCATCGGGGGCGAGACCGAGTACCTCACCGGGGTCAACGGCTCGGACATCGGCAAGCTCACCGACCTCCCCGTCGACGACGGGACGTTCAAGGTGGGCGGCGCGGACGTGGTCGTGGACGCGGACACCGCCGAGCGGCGCGGCTGGAAGGCCGGTTCGGAGTTCACCGCGGGCTTCCAGGGCGGCGAGAAGCAGAAGCTGACGGTCGCCGGGGTCTACGAGAGCAACGAACTGATCCGGGGCATCCTCCTGGACAACGCGACGCTGACCGGGCGTCTGCCGGCATCCGCCGACCCGGCCGACATGATGGTCATGGTCAAGACCTCGGCCGGTGCCTCCGACACCACCAAGGACCGGCTGGAGAAGGCCCTCGGCGAGAACCCGGCGATCAAGGTCCAGAGCGGGCAGGACCTCTCCGACGACATCGCGAAGATGTTCACGCTGATGCTGAACATGCTGTACGGCCTGCTGGCCATGGCCGTGATCGTCGCCGTCCTCGGGGTCATCAACACCCTCGCCATGTCGGTCTTCGAGCGTTCCCAGGAGATCGGCATGCTCCGCGCGATCGGTCTCGACCGACGGGGCATCAAGCGGATGGTCCGTCTGGAGTCCCTCGTCATCTCCCTCTTCGGCGGTGTCCTCGGCATCGGCCTCGGCGTCTTCTTCGGCTGGGCCGCCGGCGAACTCATCGCCAGCTCGATGCCGACGTACGAACTGGTCCTCCCCTGGGCCCGGATGGCCCTGTTCCTCCTCCTCGCCGCTACGGTCGGCATCCTGGCCGCGCTGTGGCCGGCCCGCCGCGCGGCGAAGCTCAACATGCTGTCGGCGATCAAGTCGGAGTAG
- a CDS encoding Bax inhibitor-1/YccA family protein — protein MRSSNPVFSRRGFSRDNGHAGFNTAPQAGGAAVGTQGSPYAQQAGNPYATNPYAQQDVQHGVPPQAPARTGAMTMDDVVMRSAMTLGTVVVGAILAWALLPVSPTSYGLAIGAALIAFVLAMVQSFKRKASPALILTYAAFEGVFLGVLSEMFNSQWSGAPFQAVLGTMAVSGATLLVYKAGWIRVTARYARIGMTIAIAFILVMAVNLLLVVFGLAPDGGLRSMGPLGAIVGILAILLGAFFLTLDFKQIEDGIAYGAPRDEAWLAAFGLTMTLVWIYVEMLRLVAIFSGDD, from the coding sequence ATGAGGAGCAGCAACCCGGTCTTCTCGCGACGGGGGTTCAGCCGCGACAACGGCCACGCGGGCTTCAACACCGCGCCGCAGGCCGGGGGAGCAGCTGTCGGCACCCAGGGCAGCCCCTACGCCCAGCAGGCCGGCAACCCGTACGCGACGAACCCGTACGCCCAGCAGGACGTACAGCACGGTGTCCCGCCGCAGGCCCCGGCCCGCACGGGCGCCATGACCATGGACGACGTCGTCATGCGCTCGGCCATGACGCTCGGCACGGTCGTCGTCGGCGCGATCCTCGCCTGGGCCCTCCTGCCGGTGTCGCCCACGAGCTACGGCCTGGCCATCGGTGCCGCGCTCATCGCGTTCGTCCTGGCGATGGTGCAGTCCTTCAAGCGCAAGGCCTCGCCCGCGCTGATCCTGACGTACGCAGCCTTCGAGGGTGTCTTCCTCGGCGTGCTCAGCGAGATGTTCAACTCGCAGTGGAGCGGCGCGCCCTTCCAGGCGGTGCTCGGCACCATGGCTGTCTCCGGTGCCACCCTCCTGGTCTACAAGGCGGGCTGGATCCGGGTCACCGCGCGGTACGCCCGCATCGGTATGACCATCGCGATCGCCTTCATCCTCGTCATGGCGGTCAACCTGCTCCTCGTCGTCTTCGGGCTCGCCCCGGACGGCGGACTGCGCAGCATGGGCCCGCTCGGCGCGATCGTCGGGATCCTCGCGATCCTCCTCGGCGCGTTCTTCCTGACCCTCGACTTCAAGCAGATCGAGGACGGCATCGCCTACGGCGCCCCGCGCGACGAGGCATGGCTGGCCGCGTTCGGCCTGACCATGACCCTCGTGTGGATCTACGTCGAGATGCTCCGTCTGGTCGCCATCTTCAGCGGCGACGACTAG
- a CDS encoding MurR/RpiR family transcriptional regulator, producing the protein MSADKGTGVTDSPAARLQALFEGHRLTPTQRRIAHSMVRRAADVPFLSSVELAELAGVSQPSVTRFAVALGFDGYPALRRHLRDVAPAEPAPDTTAYNEYQQAVEAEIENLRHLAEVLADPGPVARAGRLLAASRPLPVLGLRAAASQAYGFAYFAAKVHPDVRLLHEGGSMLHDRVDAAVRAGATALLCFALPRHPREVVETLAYAKEAGLFVVTVADSAFAPVAKVSDLLLPAAVGTGLAFDTACAPMLLGRVLLEAMCDDLPQAQARLEEFDAKAAQRSLFVE; encoded by the coding sequence ATGAGCGCGGACAAGGGCACGGGCGTGACGGACAGTCCCGCCGCGCGGCTGCAGGCGCTCTTCGAGGGGCACCGGCTGACGCCCACGCAGCGGCGCATCGCCCACAGCATGGTGCGGCGGGCGGCCGACGTGCCGTTCCTGTCGAGCGTGGAGCTGGCCGAGCTGGCCGGGGTCAGCCAGCCGTCCGTGACGCGCTTCGCGGTGGCGCTGGGCTTCGACGGCTACCCGGCACTGCGCCGGCATCTGCGGGACGTCGCGCCCGCCGAGCCGGCCCCGGACACCACCGCGTACAACGAGTACCAGCAGGCCGTCGAGGCCGAGATCGAGAACCTGCGGCATCTGGCCGAGGTGCTCGCCGACCCCGGCCCGGTGGCGCGGGCCGGGCGACTGCTGGCCGCCTCCCGCCCGCTGCCGGTGCTCGGACTGCGGGCCGCGGCCTCCCAGGCGTACGGCTTCGCCTACTTCGCCGCCAAGGTCCACCCCGACGTACGGCTGCTGCACGAGGGCGGCAGCATGCTCCACGACCGCGTCGACGCGGCCGTACGGGCGGGCGCGACCGCCCTGCTCTGCTTCGCGCTGCCCCGGCATCCGCGCGAGGTCGTCGAGACCCTGGCGTACGCCAAGGAGGCGGGGCTCTTCGTCGTCACCGTCGCCGACTCCGCGTTCGCGCCCGTCGCCAAGGTCTCCGACCTGCTGCTGCCCGCAGCCGTCGGCACCGGGCTGGCCTTCGACACCGCCTGCGCCCCGATGCTGCTGGGCCGGGTGCTCCTGGAGGCCATGTGCGACGACCTGCCCCAGGCCCAGGCCCGCCTGGAGGAGTTCGACGCGAAGGCCGCGCAGCGGAGCCTGTTCGTGGAGTAG
- a CDS encoding acetyl-CoA C-acetyltransferase — translation MPEAVIVSAARSPIGRAFKGSLKDLRPDDLTATIVAAALAKVPELDPKDIDDLMLGCGLPGGEQGHNLGRIVAVQLGMDHLPGCTVTRYCSSSLQTSRMALHAIKAGEGDVFISAGVEVVSSTARGTSDIPTARNPLFAEAQARTETVSKSVGASWHDPREDGLLPDPYIAMGQTAENLARQWGVTREDMDEFGVRSQNLAEEAIKKGFWEREITPVTLPDGTVVSKDDGPRAGVTLEAVQGLKPVFREDGLVTAGNCCPLNDGAAALVIMSDTKARELGLTPLARIVSTGVSGLSPEIMGYGPVEASKQALSRAGLTVDDIDLFEINEAFAAQVIPSYRDLDIPLDKLNVNGGAIAVGHPFGMTGARITGTLINSLQFHDKQFGLETMCVGGGQGMAMVIERLS, via the coding sequence ATGCCCGAAGCCGTGATCGTCTCAGCCGCCCGCTCCCCCATCGGCCGCGCTTTCAAGGGCTCGCTGAAGGACCTGCGCCCCGACGACCTGACCGCCACGATCGTCGCGGCCGCCCTCGCGAAGGTCCCGGAGCTGGACCCGAAGGACATCGACGACCTGATGCTCGGCTGTGGCCTGCCCGGCGGCGAGCAGGGCCACAACCTGGGCCGTATCGTCGCCGTACAGCTGGGCATGGACCACCTGCCGGGCTGCACGGTCACCCGTTACTGTTCCTCCTCGCTCCAGACGTCCCGCATGGCTCTGCACGCCATCAAGGCCGGCGAGGGCGACGTCTTCATCTCGGCGGGCGTGGAGGTCGTCAGCAGCACCGCGCGCGGCACGAGCGACATCCCCACCGCCCGCAACCCCCTGTTCGCCGAGGCCCAGGCCCGCACGGAAACCGTCTCCAAGTCGGTGGGCGCCTCCTGGCACGACCCGCGCGAGGACGGCCTGCTCCCCGACCCGTACATCGCGATGGGGCAGACCGCCGAGAACCTGGCCCGCCAGTGGGGCGTGACCCGCGAGGACATGGACGAGTTCGGCGTCCGCTCGCAGAACCTCGCCGAGGAAGCCATCAAGAAGGGCTTCTGGGAGCGCGAGATCACCCCGGTGACCCTGCCCGACGGCACGGTCGTCAGCAAGGACGACGGCCCGCGCGCGGGTGTCACCCTGGAGGCCGTGCAGGGCCTGAAGCCGGTCTTCCGCGAGGACGGCCTGGTCACCGCCGGCAACTGCTGCCCGCTCAACGACGGCGCCGCCGCCCTCGTGATCATGTCGGACACGAAGGCCCGCGAACTGGGTCTGACCCCGCTCGCCCGGATCGTCTCGACGGGTGTCTCCGGACTCTCCCCCGAGATCATGGGCTACGGCCCGGTGGAGGCGTCGAAGCAGGCCCTGTCCCGCGCCGGTCTCACCGTCGACGACATCGACCTGTTCGAGATCAACGAGGCCTTCGCCGCCCAGGTGATCCCCTCCTACCGCGACCTGGACATCCCGCTGGACAAGCTGAACGTGAACGGCGGCGCGATCGCCGTCGGACACCCCTTCGGTATGACCGGCGCCCGCATCACCGGCACGCTCATCAATTCCCTCCAGTTCCACGACAAGCAGTTCGGTCTGGAGACGATGTGCGTCGGCGGCGGCCAGGGCATGGCGATGGTCATCGAGCGCCTCAGCTGA
- a CDS encoding SGNH/GDSL hydrolase family protein: MTSMSRARVARRIAAGAAYGGGGIGLLGAAAVGVLLAEVRMAKRVVGNGHSPHPPSAEGVYGHTHGSRYGRAYGYGSYGSSYDAPDDPPLRLIMLGDSTAAGQGVHRSRQTPGALIASGLAAVAERPVLLRNVALPGAQSDDLDRQVALVLEDPDQVPDVCVIMIGANDVTHRMPPTRSVRHLSAAVRRLRTAGAEVVVGTCPDLGTIELVQQPLRWLARRASRQLAAAQTIGTVEQGGRTVSLGDLLGPEFEQNPRELFGPDNYHPSAEGYATAAMALLPTVCAALGLWPEEERPDVSRREGFLPVARAAAEAASEAGTEVTAAMPTGPRGPWALLKRRRRRRVPVSDPAPNAAAEAQPGAQ; the protein is encoded by the coding sequence ATGACGAGCATGTCGAGAGCACGGGTGGCCCGCCGCATCGCGGCGGGCGCGGCGTACGGCGGGGGCGGCATCGGGCTGCTGGGCGCCGCTGCCGTGGGTGTGCTGCTGGCCGAGGTACGGATGGCCAAGCGGGTCGTGGGCAACGGGCACAGCCCGCACCCGCCGAGCGCGGAGGGTGTGTACGGTCACACGCACGGCAGCCGGTACGGCCGCGCGTACGGCTACGGCTCGTACGGCAGTTCGTACGACGCCCCTGACGATCCCCCGCTCCGCCTCATCATGCTCGGCGACTCCACCGCCGCCGGCCAGGGCGTCCACCGGTCCCGGCAGACCCCGGGCGCGCTGATCGCCTCGGGGCTGGCGGCCGTCGCGGAGCGCCCGGTGCTGCTGCGCAACGTCGCGCTGCCGGGCGCCCAGTCGGACGACCTCGACCGGCAGGTCGCGCTGGTCCTGGAGGATCCGGACCAGGTCCCCGACGTGTGCGTGATCATGATCGGGGCGAACGACGTGACGCACCGGATGCCCCCGACCCGCTCGGTCCGTCACCTCTCGGCGGCCGTGCGGCGGCTGCGGACCGCAGGGGCCGAGGTGGTGGTGGGCACCTGCCCCGACCTCGGCACCATCGAGCTGGTGCAGCAACCGTTGCGCTGGCTCGCCCGCCGCGCCTCCCGTCAACTGGCGGCCGCCCAGACGATCGGAACCGTCGAACAGGGCGGCCGCACCGTGTCGCTGGGCGACCTCCTCGGCCCCGAGTTCGAACAGAACCCCCGCGAGCTGTTCGGCCCTGACAACTACCACCCCTCCGCGGAGGGATACGCGACCGCGGCGATGGCGCTCCTGCCGACGGTCTGCGCTGCGCTCGGCCTCTGGCCGGAGGAGGAGCGGCCGGATGTCAGCCGCCGCGAGGGTTTCCTGCCGGTGGCCCGTGCGGCCGCCGAGGCCGCGTCCGAGGCCGGCACCGAGGTGACGGCCGCGATGCCTACGGGGCCGCGTGGGCCCTGGGCCCTGCTCAAGCGGCGGCGCAGGCGGCGGGTGCCCGTGTCGGACCCGGCCCCGAACGCCGCGGCGGAGGCACAGCCGGGCGCCCAGTAG